The Clostridia bacterium genomic interval CGTCGCTATCGTATAGCTTTCTCTCGGATATCTTTCTACAACGGCCTGTCGGAAAGCGTCTTCGCTTCCGGGATATGCCCATGCGGTGTCAAAGTAAGTAAAGCCCGCTTCCAAAAAAGCGTCGGCCATCTTTTTCGTAAGCTCGACGTCGATCTCCTTGCTGCCTTCTTTTACGGGCAGCCTCATAAGCCCAAAGCCAAGCTTTTTTATATTTTCGCCCAAGTATGCCATGTTTTTTCGCCTCCTAAAGCAAATATAGTTTTCCCTAAACTGTATTTATATTATAAATTATAAAGCATTTTTTGGAAAGGCGCAAGACTGATTCTATACAGACATTTTTAAGTTTTTTCGCTTGCGGGAACGCAGTATATAAAGTATAATAATATAACAATAAGAAATATTACTGACAGAGGTGCTATATGGAAATAATCAAAGGGATAACGAAAAGAAGCTCCGTAAGAAAGTTCACATCAGAGCCCGTATCGGACGAAGAGCTTAAAACTATACTGCTTGCGGGCGACTGCGCTCCCGTGAGCATGGGACGCTATGAGACGATGCAGCTTACCGTTGTAAGAGACGCGGGCGTTTTGAAGCGCATCGGCGCGGGCGCGAGCATTGTAATGTCGAAGGTGTTCGGAAAAGAGATGAAGTCTCCGTTTAATTTTTACGGTGCAAAGACTCTCGTTGTTATATCGTCCAAGGAATCGGCTATAAAGGGCATAAACTTTGCAAACGGCGGTACGATAGCCGAGAACATGATGCTTCAGGCAGCCGAGGGCGGCATAGGAAGCTGCGTGATATGGTTCGCGGCAGCTGCGATAAACGCTGACGCAGAGCTTAAAAAGTCTCTCGGCATATCCGAGGATATGAACGCCTTGTTCGCCGTTGCTCTCGGTCACAGCGCCATACCCGTACCCGAAAAGACGCCCGATTCGATGAAGATAAAGTGCAATTACGTATAATTCGTCACAATATGCGAAAAAACGCTTTCGATTTTCCGTATCGAAGGCGTTTTTATATTATTAAAAGTTGCAATAATATGAACTTCGTGATAAGATAAAATATAATGACTTTTCAAAAAAATCGGCAGTCTGCTTAAAAATACAGGGAGGCATTTATGAGAAAAGAATTGTCAAAATCATATGATCCGAGTGCGATAGAAGACAAAATATTCGATATGTGGCTTAAAGGCGGGTATTTTTCACAGGAACCTGACACGTCAAAAAAGCCGTTTTCGATAGTTATACCGCCTCCGAACGTCACGGGACAGCTCCATATGGGACACGCGCTTGACGAAACGATGCAGGATATTCTGACGCGATATAAGCGCATGAGCGGATATGCCGCGCTCTGGATACTCGGCACCGACCACGCCGGTATCGCAACTCAGATAAAGGTTGAGGAATCATTAAGAGTGAACGAGCATATAACGCGCTACGACCTCGGACGCGAGAAGTTCCTCACGCGAGTATGGGAATGGAAGAACTTATACGGCAGCCGCATCATAAGCCAGCTTAAAAAGCTCGGCTCCTCGTGCGATTATGAAAACGAACGCTTCACGATGGACGAGGGCTGTTCGAGGGCAGTAAAAGAGGTATTTGTAAACCTTTATAACAAGGGTCTTATATATCAGGGCAACCGCATAATAAACTGGTGCCCCAGATGCACGACTGCGCTTTCCGACGCGGAGGTCGAGCACAAGGAGCAGGACGGCTTCTTCTGGCACATCAAGTATCCCATTGAGGGCAGCGACGATTTTATCGAGATCGCAACAACGCGCCCCGAAACGATGCTTGGCGATACGGCTATAGCTGTAAATCCCGAGGACGAGCGCTACACCGACCTTGTCGGCAAATACGCCATACTGCCTCTCGTTGGCAGAAGGATACCTATTATAGCCGACGAATACGTTGACCGCGAATTCGGTACGGGCTGCGTAAAGATAACGCCCTGCCACGACCCGAACGACTTTGAAGTGGGACTTAGACACGACCTTGAACAGATACTCGTTATGGACGAGAACGGCTGCATAAATAAGAACGGCGGCAAATACGAGGGTCAGGACAGATTTACGGCGCGTGAAAATATAGTAAACGATCTGAAGGCAGAGGGGCTTCTCGTAGATATAAGACCTCATTCGCATAACGTAGGCACATGCTATCGCTGCGGCACCGTTGTGGAGCCGATGACCTCGAAGCAGTGGTTCGTTAAAATGGAGCCGCTAGCGCGCGACGCGATAAAGGTCGTAAAAGACGGCGAAGTAAAATTCGTGCCCGACCGATTTACAAAGACGTATATAAACTGGATGGAGAACGTACACGACTGGTGCATTTCGCGTCAGCTCTGGTGGGGACACCGCATACCGGCGTACCACTGCAAGGAATGCGGTCACGTCACCGTATCAAAGACAGACGTTGATAAATGTGAGAAGTGCGGCGGCACGGTCGTACAGGACCCCGACGTACTCGATACGTGGTTCTCGTCGGCGCTCTGGCCGTTTTCGACATTGGGCTGGCCGGACGATACCGAAAGGCTTAAATACTTCTACCCCACGAGCGTGCTCGTAACGGGATACGATATAATTTTCTTCTGGGTAGCGAGAATGATATTCTCCGGCCTTGAGCATACGGGAAAACCGCCGTTCTCAACTGTTCTCATACATGGTCTTGTACGCGACCAGTACGGCAAAAAGATGTCCAAGTCTGCAGGCAACGGCATAGATCCGCTGGAGATAATAGCAAAATACGGCGCAGACGCATTGAGACTTACGCTTATAACAGGCAATGCGCCGGGAAACGACCAGAGATTTTATATGGACAGGGTAGAGGCAAGCTCGAACTTCAATAATAAGCTTTGGAACGCGGCGCGCTTCGTGCTTATGAACCTGAAGGTAGACGAGTGCAGGCTGCCCGAAACGCTTCAGCTTGAGGACAAGTGGATACTTTCAAGATTAAATACGGTCGTAAAAGAAGTGACCGAAAATATGGACAAGTTCGAGCTGGGCGTAGCCGTGCAGAAGGTATACGACTTTACATGGGACTGCTTCTGCGACTGGTATATAGAGCTTGTAAAGCCGCGCCTTTACGATTCTAATGAGAATAAGGAAACAAAGGAGTCGGCGCAGTATGTGCTTTTATATGTGCTTACGAACATATTAAAGCTTTTGCATCCGTTCATGCCGTTTATTACCGAGGAAATATTCTCAGCGCTGCCGCGTGATGA includes:
- a CDS encoding valine--tRNA ligase is translated as MRKELSKSYDPSAIEDKIFDMWLKGGYFSQEPDTSKKPFSIVIPPPNVTGQLHMGHALDETMQDILTRYKRMSGYAALWILGTDHAGIATQIKVEESLRVNEHITRYDLGREKFLTRVWEWKNLYGSRIISQLKKLGSSCDYENERFTMDEGCSRAVKEVFVNLYNKGLIYQGNRIINWCPRCTTALSDAEVEHKEQDGFFWHIKYPIEGSDDFIEIATTRPETMLGDTAIAVNPEDERYTDLVGKYAILPLVGRRIPIIADEYVDREFGTGCVKITPCHDPNDFEVGLRHDLEQILVMDENGCINKNGGKYEGQDRFTARENIVNDLKAEGLLVDIRPHSHNVGTCYRCGTVVEPMTSKQWFVKMEPLARDAIKVVKDGEVKFVPDRFTKTYINWMENVHDWCISRQLWWGHRIPAYHCKECGHVTVSKTDVDKCEKCGGTVVQDPDVLDTWFSSALWPFSTLGWPDDTERLKYFYPTSVLVTGYDIIFFWVARMIFSGLEHTGKPPFSTVLIHGLVRDQYGKKMSKSAGNGIDPLEIIAKYGADALRLTLITGNAPGNDQRFYMDRVEASSNFNNKLWNAARFVLMNLKVDECRLPETLQLEDKWILSRLNTVVKEVTENMDKFELGVAVQKVYDFTWDCFCDWYIELVKPRLYDSNENKETKESAQYVLLYVLTNILKLLHPFMPFITEEIFSALPRDEEVIITSKFPVYDEGLCFPEDERNMQDVMDAISAVRNIRAEMNVVPSRKAKMTILTKNTAHYESGKPYLQRLAFASDITVIDENAGYSDDDAVNVVTGDAKIFIPLGDLIDFKKELERLTGEKQKLLSELKRVDGKLSNEKFVSKAPPAVVEEERAKKEKYQAMLDSVMQSIAKIEGKV
- a CDS encoding nitroreductase family protein gives rise to the protein MEIIKGITKRSSVRKFTSEPVSDEELKTILLAGDCAPVSMGRYETMQLTVVRDAGVLKRIGAGASIVMSKVFGKEMKSPFNFYGAKTLVVISSKESAIKGINFANGGTIAENMMLQAAEGGIGSCVIWFAAAAINADAELKKSLGISEDMNALFAVALGHSAIPVPEKTPDSMKIKCNYV